From one Verrucomicrobiia bacterium genomic stretch:
- a CDS encoding glycosyltransferase family 9 protein, which translates to MGKPYQRNTLKIRSPGGGIGDELLASGVIRAIKIANPTCRITFVTRYMDFWQGHPLLSSVVPAKDENKRDSLELSYRYQVPSNRNVFRLICERVGLDADDFRPAPPEVTPSPWLTAELAAQKRPYIVIQTETSNWTPNKTWPLERWQAVAQALSKDHLVIEAGTKPILNLSGPNFLSLAGRTTLTDLAFLISKAKLYLGAESGGMHMAAGFKTPAIIVFGGYTSPENFPYPNNIPFYTPVECAPCWLRTPCPYGLKCMDAISAAAVIGAAQKFLENKSR; encoded by the coding sequence TTGGGCAAACCCTATCAGCGCAATACGCTGAAGATTCGTTCACCCGGTGGCGGAATCGGGGATGAACTGCTGGCGAGTGGTGTCATTCGTGCCATCAAGATCGCAAACCCAACCTGTCGAATCACGTTCGTCACTCGGTACATGGATTTCTGGCAAGGACATCCTTTGCTCTCTTCGGTAGTCCCGGCCAAAGATGAAAACAAACGCGACTCTCTGGAGCTAAGCTATCGCTATCAAGTACCGAGCAATCGCAATGTCTTTCGTCTCATCTGCGAACGTGTAGGCTTGGATGCGGATGATTTTCGTCCCGCCCCCCCAGAAGTCACACCCTCTCCCTGGCTTACAGCAGAGCTGGCGGCACAAAAACGTCCTTATATCGTCATTCAGACGGAGACAAGCAATTGGACGCCGAATAAAACCTGGCCACTCGAACGGTGGCAGGCTGTGGCACAAGCTCTCAGCAAAGACCATCTGGTGATCGAAGCGGGAACCAAACCGATATTGAATCTGTCTGGTCCCAATTTCCTCTCTTTGGCTGGCCGAACCACTCTCACTGACTTGGCCTTCCTGATCAGCAAGGCGAAGCTCTACTTAGGCGCAGAATCGGGCGGCATGCACATGGCTGCAGGATTTAAAACACCGGCGATAATCGTCTTTGGCGGATACACCTCACCAGAGAATTTTCCTTATCCGAATAACATCCCGTTCTATACACCGGTGGAATGTGCCCCGTGCTGGTTGCGGACACCCTGCCCTTACGGCCTGAAATGTATGGATGCCATCTCAGCTGCGGCCGTGATCGGGGCCGCGCAGAAATTTCTTGAGAACAAAAGCCGTTAA